The Brassica oleracea var. oleracea cultivar TO1000 chromosome C6, BOL, whole genome shotgun sequence genome includes a region encoding these proteins:
- the LOC106297226 gene encoding agamous-like MADS-box protein AGL97: METWMGAHHEKRTPQSLVVTIGQAHKFRVKKRMVKGGTKRKPEMKKITNKASRATTFSKRRDGLYSKAAQLCVLSDAQIAILATPSSSSNSNASFFSFGHSSVESVVSAYLAGQRLPPVSSSRDTREDLGICMARKDLGLGFWWDDDKLANSKNPEELMEAMESMKVLMSHLKGLEDQTLSTVDQSPDLDEWSEMELTQLLQDCDDVPPPPPLVSNTDKEEEDQTVSDNNNNNSVSSLPAAAEKSLEEVTMDLDFDTIFEGLLSYDDEDLFWSDDLLFM; this comes from the exons ATGGAGACTTGGATGGGTGCTCATCATGAGAAGCGAACTCCCCAAAGTCTTGTGGTTACCATTGGCCAAGCCCACAAGTTCAGAGTGAAG AAAAGAATGGTGAAAGGAGGTACGAAGAGGAAGCCTGAGATGAAGAAGATCACAAACAAAGCTTCGCGCGCTACAACTTTTTCGAAACGCAGAGACGGTCTCTACAGCAAAGCGGCTCAGCTTTGTGTTCTCTCCGACGCTCAAATCGCTATCTTAGCGACACCGTCGTCTTCTTCCAACTCCAACGCTTCTTTCTTCTCGTTTGGTCACTCCTCCGTTGAGTCCGTTGTCTCGGCTTATCTCGCCGGACAGAGACTTCCTCCTGTTTCATCATCTCGTGACACGAGAGAAGACCTCGGTATATGTATGGCTCGCAAGGATCTAGGGTTAGGGTTTTGGTGGGACGACGACAAGCTTGCCAATTCGAAGAATCCGGAGGAACTTATGGAAGCGATGGAGTCTATGAAAGTACTCATGAGTCATCTCAAGGGTTTGGAGGATCAAACCCTATCAACGGTCGATCAATCACCTGACTTGGATGAATGGAGCGAGATGGAACTTACTCAACTCCTCCAAGATTGTGATGATGTACCACCACCACCTCCTCTTGTTAGCAACACTGACAAAGAAGAAGAGGATCAGACTGTATCTGACAACAACAACAACAACTCTGTATCATCATTACCTGCTGCAGCCGAAAAAAGCTTGGAAGAAGTGACGATGGATCTTGATTTTGATACTATTTTTGAAGGTTTGCTATCCTATGATGATGAGGATCTCTTCTGGTCTGATGACCTATTGTTCATGTAA